From the genome of Botrytis cinerea B05.10 chromosome 7, complete sequence:
TCCGAATGCGATTTGGAGTATAGAAGCTTGACTGAGATGACGGTGCACGAAGATTGGCATTCAGCTCTCGAAAAGGAAGGTCATTGTTGATTGTCGAATATCTGAAATGAAGCTGATGATTCCATTGTATTATTCGCGATCCTATAGAATGTTGTATGCCGAAAGTCTAGTCTGAGGTGGAGTCGATTATTTCAGGACAATTTGAGGCTGCTTCGAAAGCTGAAAATTGACTGCTTGATGTGCAGCGGATGATTTCAGGGTACAGTGTGAGGCTCCATATCTCTCATGAGAGAAACAACTTTTATCTCTTGGCAAATCTCGTTGTCTTCTCCCACAACTCCTTGACTACAATTCCCACCGGTCTCTCTCTTAACATCCGAGCCTTGTAATAAATTCCTGGAGTCTCAAGCCCAGACTCCTTCAAAATTTCCCATACACGAagcttttctctctttgtcTGGACCAATAGCCGCAGATACGGGTCCAATACTGCGGGATCTGCAGCTGCAGATGCTTTGACTAATCCTACGCATACTCTAATCCATTGTGTTATTCTTTCCGTATCGAGTGTTGCTTCATGCTGGCGAAACTCAATCGTACGCTTGGTACTTCCGACGTTCTGACTCGGTTGTAGATTGACGAAGTTGTAGGCACCGCTCTGCATGCAGATAGTGTCGAGGAATTCACGCACTGTGGGAGGTGTTCTGGTTAAAATCCAATCGAGTACCTCTCCTTCTGGGTCTTTGAGCGATTTTTCTCCAATCTCGCGTCCCAAGTTAGAACAGCGATGGAAGCTTTGACAGAATGGATTGTTTCTGCGATGGGGAGGGTGAATGGTCTCGATCCATTTCTCTGTAGTCCAGATAATGCTCCACAAATTTCTTAAAGTTTCGCCGTCGAATGCATCAACTCCGTTACCAACATGAACATGCAATCCCATCGATTCATTTGTAATGACTTTATAGGTGGAAGCGATGATCTCCCAAACTCTCTTAACATCGTTTAGCGCTTCCTCGCTGTAATAATAAACTGGAGATTTGATTTCGAGCTTGTGGTAGTCATAGATAGACTCATCTGGGAGGTCAATACTGATGTCAGTCCCAATGATCCACTTGCTGGTCATTTCATTAGTATATCCAGTTTTCTGGTATTCTGCATCCTCCATATGTATAGCTGGAAATCCAGCGCAGCTGAGGGTTTGTGCAATATTTTCATACACACAAAGACGGCCCTCCAGTCTATATATGCGTTCTGCGACGGAACTCTCGCCAAAGTTCGCTGGTCTTGGATCATGTTTCAATGGAGCTGAGTTGGCAGGACGACCTACTCCATAGACTCGACGAAGATCTTTTGGTGTTGGGTTTTCGCATATGTCCCTTAAAGTACCAACAGCAATCTCCAATTCCACACCGAAGGTTAAGCGTGGTGATTTACCAGTTGATCCTGGTTTCGGATATGTGTTGCTTAATTTTACGTGCGAGATGTCGAGAGTCTCGGCTTCAGCGTGCGACTCGAAGTCGACCTCCACCATGTGAGTTTTTGGGTTTCTCTTGGTGTTTGAATCCATATTGACAAGCTATGGCTTCCTTCCACAGCTATCTGCGTTGTATTTTCACTGCAAAATATCTCTGAGCCAACTGGGCTTAAGAGATTGGTCCAAGTGGATATGGAGGAATAATTATCgagatatgatatgattcttTGAAAATCGATTATGATATCGCGAGGTCGTGGTGGTACTTGATTTCCAGAGTTTCCTtggtaaaaaaaaaaagttgagATCTTTGTCTGGGTCTTTCGACGTTAATTATCTTTTGGTAAACTGAAATCTGCAGTTGCTtgaaatcttcatttcatgtCTTGTacccaagaaaagaaatttaatctGTTGATGGAAGCTAGTGGTTTGTATTTTTGACATCGGCAGGGCGACCACCATCTCGGTGCCTTGCGGCCTCGAGGACGTATGAATTGTTCACATCTCGAGGAGACTGTCACAAGTTTTGTCTCTGGATTGGACCGCATACtttcaaataataagaaGTTCTCATCATTATTTACATATGGAATGTTAGTTTCTATTAATGAAACCCCCTTTCAGGGGCTCGGCTGGTGTTGATTGTGGTATCTTTCTTGTTTCCCTTTATTTTGGGGATATTTccatttgaattttcttctcaGATGGCTGATTCCCTATCCATCAAGTGGGTTGTGTAAAcagtatttataaaaatcctCATCAAAGAATGTTGTTCAACTTTATTTCGGTGTTGCATCTGTTCATCAAGGGAAATTGATATTCGCTTCGCCTCAAGAATTCAAAGGTCCTAGAATGGTGGAGTATCTCTTGTGCGAGTCTTCCAGCATTGTTTTGGGAAAGATCTTGGTAGTGACAACTTTGCAGCAAGTCGTTCGTCACTGAGCTCAACGTATTTTCTGCTTGGATatagttgaagaagctgAATATTCTGTGGATAGTGTCGAAAATATCCTGTAAAGCATGCGAAAGCGAATGGGGGGCTCAACCCAAAGATATCCATAAGCTCACTCCTTGCAACCTAGATATTGGTAATGGGCGTTGGATTATGCTCATTATGAGAATGTCTCAAATTGCATTTGCAACGATGTGAAAACTCATACAATCGTTGGAACTGATCGAAGTCAGCATAAGACTCATGTTAAGGAGAGCGGTGCAATTACCTACCCTGATATGCTTATCCTGAGAGTCGTCGGTGATCTCAACTTGAACAACCATTGACGACTTATAGTCCTGattgttttaaatataaCAGTCATTTTCGCTCACTGCTTTGGAGGAAGTATCAATCCTCGTTGTCCTCCAGTCGAACGTTGTGTGTTAGCGAGGTTTTAGATGACGAAATAATCATTCTTAACGTTGGTTGACGCTCAATTGATATCGAAAAAAGTTAGTTTTCAACATTAAGACAAACGCCTTTTCGAATTAGTATATGATGCAACGGTTGTGTGAGCAGTTTCTTACCAATTTCGATCGTATAACCTCTCGACTAGGATAAACTTTTAATGCCATTTAGAAGACCTTAGTAATCGAAGATGAACTGTGCTATAACCCAAAGCTAATATTTCGAGTAATGTCTACCAGAGCGGTTTCTAAGGTATGTATGCCAAGGATGACACCAGCGGGCAGCACAAAATGTGCCAATGCACCGTTCGAATCATGTAAAGCCTTTTATTGCACCCTGAAAAACTTCAAGATCGTCGCATACAGCCAAAATGTACCATGTTTTTTTCGATGCACACGAGTTGATATCGTGAGGCTTGGCTTTTATCGTTTGAGGTTGCTCTAAGATCTGAGGCAGGTTAGTATTCTACTTCAATACCTCGATTCTTGAAACCACTCACATTGGGTAAATCCATAGCTGTGTTGATGAGTAATGACCAAAAAAGTCGGCTCTGAAGATGAAGTCATAATCGACCTCACTTATCGATCCCCATTCAATCATATTTCAAGCTCGAAATGGTGCCATGGTAAATGAGGCTGTCACTCTCTGCCTTTGTTCCAGAAATCTCTGAGAGTCATTTGAAAGCTAGAGACAGCGTGTTTCAGAGCGAtcctattttcaaaatttgtgaGCCCAGGCTCTAGTCTCTTAACAATTCTCCAGAGTGAGCGGTGTTCTACGATTCTTCCGAACTCCACAATTTGGTTTGCCACTTTCGCGGAGGCGCCAAAAACTATCGAGACTAGATCGATAGCAGCGATGAAATCACCAAAGGCTACTCCCAACTCAGTTGACATACTGATAGGCTTTGGAAAGGTTGATAGAAACCCGAcgattttagatttaaaaattattcTGGGTTGAAAAGAGTTTTAAGAACATAATGTATTTTAGACATTGCATACTTAGTGAGGCTCGCGAAATATTGAAGTGCAGAATATTGGGGTATTGTAGATATTGCAGATGGATCTTCGGGAACAAATTTGTAGATATTTGTGGGAAAAAGTTAAAGATCAAGGGAAgttgaatataatttgtgTGCTCGGTAACCAGGCAGGCAGGCGGTGGGAGGAAAGTGGCAGTTCTCTGAGCTCGAGATTGTTCTAGGAAGACTCATGGGATTATTAAATTGcttgaataatttaattgTGAATCACCTGGACTTTGAAAGACTAATAACTGAGCAAGAAAACTAGAGCTTCTTTATGCTTCTAGAGTATGCgttttgttctttctttACATACTTCACGATTTACAAAGATTGTCCTTAGTGGCTCAGCACATTGTTGGATGCAGAATTTGGTCAAAGAGTGGAAATCAATCTTGTCGACATGGGTACAACATGTTACTCTGATTCTCCTTGGTACTATAGGAGAACATAGATTGATAAGCTCAAAATTCAGACATCGATTATAGGAGTAGATTTATAAGGATTTCGATTTCAGTATGAATCTGTAAGCCCCACCTGCTTCTACATCGTAAGCGACATATCCACTCTACCCCCCTTTCTCACTTCAATGATGTCTGCTAAACGCTCCACGACTACCCCAGCGTCCTCCAAGTCCATTAGACCCTCCTGCATGATGGATCTTCGACCCATGATGAAGCGAAAAACTTCGTTGCCTTCGGTATGCCAAATTGCCATTATGTAAAGGGTGGTGCGGAGATTGATGTAGTAGGTGTCTGTCAAGTGGCATGGGTACAATGGTtctgtgtatgtatggttCGACAAAAATCGGCATTCTGGTTGTGCCGAGATTGGAGCTGTAGGTGGGTGGGAGTATACTgtggaaaaggagaggagtgTTAGTAAGTAGTTTGTGGTGAATAGGGAGTTGAAGAGGGATATATGAACCGATTCGTCACAAAGTAGCTTACTCGATGACTCGGGGTGGAACAAAAGGACGTGAGTGGAGCGGAGGAGATCCACTGGCCATGCCAAAGCAACACATTTTGGAAGAGGATAAGTGCTTTGATAGTTGGGAAGTTAAGATTAAAGGAAGAATGCGAACTACTGGCTATATGAGTCAAGTACGCTTTCTGGGATGTTCAGATCAATTTGGACTCCTGGGCCGCTTAAGGAATCACTGTGAATGAATATTTACCCTGTTACACGGTGTGCCCATTGTGGTACAAAGTACTCGGTGGAGTGGTACTTGTGTCTTCTATGTCACATTTTGACAATAATGGCGGCTCTCCGGAGAGACATTTTGTAGACATTTGATAGACTTTTTGACCCACTCTACTTGCACCTCGTGTTATAACTCATGAGCATGAAGCTACTTGCTAATTTGGGCGTTCGCTAGAAACGCAACCATCTTCACACGAGTAGAAGCGGGGTATAGGATGTATCACTCACTAACCACTAGAAACATAGGATTCGTGTTTCTGTTCAAGATTTTTATGAATCTCTGCTGCCACGTTTGTAAAGATTCTTTTAAAGTTAACAAAAGCTCATTGTAGTCAATGAACTGCGGGGCACTCGATTTGATCTGAATTCTACATCCACTTCGGTGTCATCCTCACAAAAATCGGATTGACATCGAGGACTCTCTGATGACTAGACAGTCATTCTGTCTCAAAACCTGCTATAGCAGATTATATAGAGTTTCTTTGTGTATGCCTGGATGAGAAGTAGATTTTGTACACATCTCTATTGATACATGCCGAGTTTCTCCGAACCCCGCAGCTTATGCAGTTCCTCTCGTAAAGATTTTTATTCCATGTTGACAACAGCTcccaattccttcaaagtTGCAATGATCTTCTCTGCCTCCTCCTTTGGTACGCcctccttcatcatctttggCGCACTTTCGACGAACTTTTTGCTGTCCACCAAACTTAATCCCAACATGCTCTTGATCTCTTTGATAATCTTAGGTTTTGCCCCCGCATCAAATGAGGCCAACTTCAGGTTGAACAAGGTCTTCTCTTGTTGTACTGGTGCcgcatcttcctcttcaacagGTGCAGCGGCTTGGACAGGGCCAGCAGAAAATCCCCCCATTGGCATATCGGGAATATTTAGTCGTGACTGGAGAACAGGTTGATCAGTGACTGCGAAAAACTTCCTCGGGCGCATATATTCGCGAAGAATTTCCTTACCTTTAAGCTAGCAACTAAATCGGCTGTCTCTAATAAAGTCAATTGGCTGATTTGGTCCACAATCCCGGAGATCTTTGGGTTCGCTGACGCTGCCTCTGTTGATGCCCATCTCGCGGAAGGATTTCTTCTTTGTGCAAGGGAGGCTGTGGAAACGCGgagggatgaggatgatcgGAGAGATCTTATGCAGCTGCGAGCTGCGGACTGGCAGGATAACGACATCGTGTGTGGGTATGGCAGGCGATATGATAGtacaatctataataattgttGACGAGGACTTTGTAGACTTTCTGCATTGTGGAGCTAAATTTCTAGCGCGTCGGTGAAACTTCGGCAGAGTCAAAAAAAGTTGATTGCGATTAAGAAAAAAGTTCGAGATAGTTGCATAGATTTAAACAATTGATATCCCACGATTTTTATGATTGAACGAAATGGAGGCTATTCAGGATAGAAATAATCCTGATATAACCATGGAAAGCAACCTACAAACAAACCTTCCCGAGGAGATTCTGGAAATCGTTAACCTTCAACAATCCCCTCACTTCCTCGAAACTCTCGCCATATCTGCATTGAAGCCCAAACAAACACTCAAATTATTCACATATTTTAATTCCTTAATCGCGGACTCGGCTGCAAGATGGGTTGCCAATTCGCACCTTGGTACccaaaaaaatgaaatcattGAAGCATTTTCACGAATACTATACCTTGCGCCGCACCTCACTACCTTTCTCGATAAATATCTCTCCGAAACTACACCCTCTACAGAGAATGGCTCTTCTCGCAATATAATCAGCCTGGGAGATGGTGCAAGTGTGTTGAGTAATGGTCAGTCTGATCTGGCGCTGCAACGGATTCTGCTGGCAACATGGAGGCTTCTCAACTTCGACAAGCAGGCCTACTCTGGGACAGTTTCAAACTCCACGATTCAAAGCCTTCTCGGACATACTGATATAGCAGTTCGGTATCTTGCGGTGAGAATTTTCTGCCAGCTTCAATTTGCCTCGGACGATAGGTTGGAGGCAATGGTTGCGAAATTCGTTGGAAATACAATGGCAGTAATGGGGGACTTCGACGGCGAAATGGTGGACTATGGATTCCTTAGTATCTTCGAAGAAAAGCGGCTGAAAAATGCTGCTTTGTGCTTGAGAACGGAGACAGAGATgtttcaatctcaaaaggTATTACAGGAGTTTTCACCACTGGTTGTGCAATATTCAGATGTGCTCTTACCTCGTCCAAACGGCTATCCTTCGCAGCCATCTAAACTCAtatcaacaaccacaaccgCGCAGAATAGGGAATCTTTTGCCAAGGCCCTTATGTCTTCATCGCCAATCTTACTTCACGGGTTAGCTGGCGCAGGAAAGACTTCGTTGGTTAATGACTTCGCACGGGAACTTGGGATGGATTCAAGCATGGTTACGCTTCATTTGAATGAGCAGACTGATGCAAAAATGCTTATTGGGATGTACGCTACAGGTTCTACACCCGGATCTTTCACCTGGCGAGCAGGCGTTCTAACTACAGCTGTAAAGGAAGGGCGCTGGGTTTTCATTGAGGATCTTGATCGCGCTCCAAATGAAGTTATCAGCGTGATACTGCCACTTGTGGAGAGAGGCGAGCTTCTAATACCAAGTCGGGGTGAATCTATCAAGGCCAAGGCAGGTTTTAAGCTCCTTGCGAGTATTCGAACCTCTTTGAATGTGAGTGGGGGAGAGATTCCACCCGCATTACACATGCTCGGAGCACGAATGTGGCAGCGTGTTCCTATTCACATGCCAAATCAAGACGAGTTTCGAGAAATAATTGAAGGTACTTACCCAATATTGCGCCAATTTTTGCCTGGAATCATAAGCGTCTACGAGAGACTCTACCAACTCTCTGTTAAGCCTTCTTTTGCATCTAAAAGTCGAACTTCAATTGGACGCCCAATAAGTCCTCGGGATCTTCTCAAGTGGTGCAGAAGACTAGCAAGTGTTCTTACATCATCTGGATCCAAGACCGGCAGTGAGCCTATAACCGACAGCACAAAATATGAGATGTTTTTAGAAGCCGCCGATTGCTTTGCCGGAAGTCTACAGTCTGAGGAATCTCGGAGGTCGGTGGTTTCATGCATTGCTGAGGAAATGCACATTGATCCTCAGACTATGGAACATTTTCTCACTGGCCATATTCCGCGTTACGATGACGGCGATAACGAGCTTCTGATTGGTAGAGTGCGATTGTCTAAGAAACGTAGTAGTCGTGTTACGAAGCCCACTAAAAAGAGCCGCCCCTTTGCGAACACAACGCATGCCAAAAAGCTGCTGGAACAAGTTGGAGTAGCAGTCCGGATGTCTGAGCCAGTTCTATTAGTTGGAGAGACTGGTATTGGTAAGACTACCGTCGTACAACAGCTTGCAGATTCGTTGGGCTTCAAACTCACTGCTGTGAACTTATCACAACAAAGTGAAGTCGGTGATTTGCTTGGAGGCTTTAAACCTGTGAATGTCCGGAGTCTTGCAATCCCACTCAAAGATGAATTCGATGATCTATTTGCGTCGACAGGCATCTCTGCCacaaagaatcaaaagtaCATTGATCAACTTGGAAAGTGCGTCGCAAAGAGTCAATGGAGCAAGGCATCGAAATTGTGGCGTGAGGCTCCCAAAATGTTTGAAAAAATTGTATCTGAGCTTgcaaaaagagaagaaacaagCACGCCCACCACCTCTGAGCAACCAACAAAGAGGCGAAAGACGGAGTCAAAGTTACAGTCActgttgaaattgaaatctcGTTGGTTAAGGTTTTCGCAGAGCTTGGACCAATTCGATATTCAGTTATCCGCAGGCTCCAAAGGTTTTGCTTTCTCATTTGTCGAAGGTAATATTGTCAAAGCAGCTCGCAATGGAGAATGGGTACTTCTTGATGAAGTCAATTTAGCATCTCCAGATACCCTTGAGAGTATAGCTGATCTGTTGCATGGTGGTACTGGTTCTccctcaattcttctttctgaaACTGGTGAAATAGAGCGGATCCAAGCACACCCAGACTTCCGCATATTTGGTGCCATGAATCCAGCAACAGATGTTGGAAAGCGTGACCTTCCTATGGGGCTACGTTCTAGGTTCACTGAACTCTACGTTGATAGTCCAGACAAGAATCTAGATGATCTTTTAGCTGTGATCAAAGCATATCTCAAAGGGACAAGTAGCAACGACGAAAGGGCTGCTCATGATGTCGCACGTCTTTATATGAACACCAAACGACTCGCCGAAGAGAAGCGATTGGTTGATGGTGCAAATGAAGTACCGCACTTCAGTTTGCGGACATTGACTCGTGTTCTCTCCTACGTCACCGAAATTGCTCCATCTTATGGCTTACGTAGGGCGCTGTACGAAGGGTTTGCGATGGGGTTCTTGACTCTTCTGGATCGAGAATCCGAAAAAATGCTAACTCCACTTATCGAGCACCATTTGTTAGACAGCCATGGCAACCCACAAGCTCTTTTGGCCCAAACTCCAAAACATCCAGAGGATGGAAAACAATATGTACGATTTATGAACAAGAAAAGAGATCGTCAATATTGGATGCTTCAAGGTTATGAGGCCCCCCAAGAGCAACCTCACTACATCATCACGCCATTTGTCGAGCGTAACATGCTCAACTTAGTCCGTGCAACTTCAACTCGTCGCTTTCCAGTCTTGATTCAAGGTCCAACTTCATCCGGAAAGACTAGTATGATCGAATATCTTGCTAAGTTTAGCGGAAATAAATTTGTGCGAATCAACAATCATGAACATACTGATCTACAAGAGTACTTGGGCACTTACGTCTCCGATTCAGACGGAAAGCTGCGCTTCCAAGAAGGTTTGCTCGTTCAAGCTCTTCGTCAAGGCCATTGGATTGTTCTCGATGAACTCAATTTGGCTCCTACCGATGTTCTAGAAGCACTTAACCGTCTTCTGGATGACAATCGTGAACTTCTCATCCCAGAAACGCAGGAGATTGTTCGCCCACATGAGAACTTCATGCTCTTTGCAACACAGAATCCTCCAGGACTTTATGGTGGTCGTAAGACTCTATCTAGGGCCTTCCGTAACCGTTTCCTTGAGCTCCACTTTGACGATATCCCAGAAGACGAACTCGATTTTATCCTTGAGAAACGAAGTCAAAAGGTTGCGCCCTCAGATTGTCGAAGAATTGTCGCAGTATACAAGGAGCTTTCGCGCCTTAGGCAATCTACACGTCTTTTCGAACAGAAGGATAGTTTTGCTACCCTCCGTGATCTTTTCCGATGGGCACTACGAGATGCTGACAATAGGGAGCAGCTTGCCGCTAATGGGTACATGCTACTTGCCGAACGTGTTCGCAATTCGGAAGAGAGGGCAGCCGTCAAGGAAATTATTGAGAAAGTCATGAAGGTCAAAATTGATATAGATGATCTTTACAGCAACAATCTTGCAGAGATCAAAGCCTACAATTCAACCACGAATTCGCAAGGTGTAGTCTGGACACAGGCAATGCGCAGGCTTTATGTTTTAGTCTCTCATGCTCTCCGAAATAATGAGCCTGTGTTGCTTGTGGGTGAAACCGGATGTGGTAAGACTACAGTGTGCCAGATGCTAGCTGAAGCATTCGGAAAGACTCTCCACATTGTAAATGCACATCAGAATACAGAGACAGGAGATCTGATTGGAGCTCAAAGACCAGTGCGAAACAGAGCCGCTGTCTTGGAGCAGCTTAAACAAGATCTTCTGCAGTCCTTGGACGGGGTTGGTCAAGGTCAATCCGAATCTGAGAGCCTCGACTCATTATGGGCCACATATAAATCTCTTCCAGAAACAACTCTTTCTCGCGTACCAATTGATCTGTCATCGCGAATTCaactcaatcaaatcaaggcCAAGGCTCTTTTTGAGTGGTCTGATGGAAGTCTCGTGCAAGCATTGAAGGAAGGACAGTTCTTTTTACTTGACGAAATATCACTCGCAGACGACTCAGTGTTGGAGAGATTAAACTCCGTTTTGGAGTCACATCGAACAATTTTGCTCGCAGAGAAGGGCGTAGAGAACTCCTTTGTCCAGGCTGCTGACGGGTTCCAATTTTTCGCAACTATGAATCCTGGGGGTGATTACGGTAAGAGGGAATTATCACCCGCTCTTCGCAACAGATTCACGGAAATCTGGGTTCCAGCCTTATCAGACCATGCAGATGTCATACAAATTGTGGAAGCCAAGTTGAATCCCAAGATGAAACAATTTTCGGAGCCCATGGTCAAGTTTGCAGAATGGTTTGGTGAAACATACCGGTCTACATCCTCGACCTCAATATCTGTTCGTGATATCTTGGCATGGATCAAattcatgaatgaatgctCGACTACCAACCCTCATTACGCTGTTCTTCATGGTGCGGCTATGGTTTACATTGATACCCTTGGAGCAAATCCAGCTGCTCTCTTGGCAATTAATCCGGAAACAATTCATGAGGAACGTGCAAAATGTCTCCGCCAGTTGAGCGCTTTACTCAACTACGATGTCAATGCCATATACTTTACACCAATAGAATTTCAGGACCAGAATAGTCATATCTCTATGGGTGGCTTCCATGTTTCAAAACAGGCTGGCTCTGATAGCGACCCAGGGTTTGCCTTCGATGCACCTACGACAAAACTCAACGGCATGCGGGTACTTCGTGCTCTCCAAGTTCAGAAGCCCATACTTATCGAAGGTAGCCCTGGTGTTGGCAAGACGACCTTGATTGCAGCATTGGCACGTGCATGTAATAGACCATTGACTCGTATCAATTTGTCAGAGCAGACTGACCTTATGGATTTGTTTGGATCAGACGTTCCTGTTGAAGGTGCCGAAGCGGGACATTTTGCGTGGCGTGATGctccatttcttcaagcAATGCAGCGAGGAGAATGGGTACTTCTTGACGAAATGAACCTTGCATCCCAGTCGGTTCTTGAAGGTCTAAATGCTTGTCTTGATCACCGTGGAGAGGTATACATCTCAGAGTTAGACCAGACGTTCAAACGCCATCCGAACTTCTCTGTTTTTGCCGCTCAAAATCCTCATCACCAAGGTGGCGGCAGAAAGGGTCTCCCTAGCTCTTTTGTTAATCGATTTACTGTTGTCTATGCTGATGTGTTtagagatgatgatatgaagCTAATTTGCCAGCATAATTTCCCTTCCATGCCACAGGAATTAATTACAACCATTATCAATTTCGTCACACGACTAGAAGACGAGATTGTACACAAGCGGAAATTTGGCTCCCAGGGCGGTCCTTGGGAGTTCAATTTGCGAGATATCCTTCGATGGTTGCACTTGTTGACATCGTCAGCTCCATTCCTTGCTAATCGAGCTCCAGCcgatttcttgaatttgatctTTCGACAGCGTTTTAGGACTACCAAAGACAGAG
Proteins encoded in this window:
- the Bcmnp1 gene encoding Bcmnp1, with the protein product MSLSCQSAARSCIRSLRSSSSLRVSTASLAQRRNPSARWASTEAASANPKISGIVDQISQLTLLETADLVASLKSRLNIPDMPMGGFSAGPVQAAAPVEEEDAAPVQQEKTLFNLKLASFDAGAKPKIIKEIKSMLGLSLVDSKKFVESAPKMMKEGVPKEEAEKIIATLKELGAVVNME